A window of Ipomoea triloba cultivar NCNSP0323 chromosome 2, ASM357664v1 contains these coding sequences:
- the LOC116010881 gene encoding uncharacterized protein LOC116010881 — translation MPFVEAVTQIPSYKKFLKNILSNKKKPEKSAVVDLSEGVLTCAVLQQKLPPKLKDPGSFAIPCIIGGFVVGGTLCDLGASVILMPYSMCKRLNVGEPKPTTMTLQVANRSVMRPVGVLEDIPIMIDQYRGILLFLMWRRVPRFPSSLVGLS, via the coding sequence ATGCCGTTTGTTGAAGCTGTCACTCAAATACCTTCATACAAGAAGTTCTTGAAAAACATTTTGAGTAACAAGAAGAAACCTGAAAAGAGTGCAGTTGTGGATTTGAGTGAAGGAGTTTTGACATGTGCAGTGCTTCAACAGAAATTGCCTCCCAAGTTGAAAGATCCCGGTAGTTTCGCCATTCCTTGTATTATCGGTGGATTTGTTGTAGGAGGTACCTTGTGTGACCTAGGGGCAAGTGTCATTTTGATGCCCTATTCTATGTGTAAGAGGCTAAACGTTGGTGAGCCCAAGCCTACCACCATGACTCTTCAGGTGGCTAATCGTTCAGTGATGCGCCCGGTGGGCGTCCTTGAGGATATCCCCATAATGATTGATCAATACCGGGGGATTTTGTTGTTCTTGATGTGGAGGAGGGTGCCAAGGTTCCCATCATCCTTGGTAGGCCTTTCCTAG